The DNA window GACTTTAATCATTCTTTTGATTCGGCCGGCTATAAAAAAATAACCATCCTGATCAAAGTAAGCCATATCACCTGTGCGCAAAATCCCGTTGTTCTCATCTTTTTTCGAAAGATCGAATAACGACTCAGCATACCCCAATGAAACATTTGCTCCTTTGTATATCAATTCGCCGATAACATTAGGCGCTGTAATTTTTTTACCATTGTTATCTTGCAGAATCAGTTCTCCATCTGGAATGGCAATACCAATACTACCGACTTTTTCAAGATTTTTTTCACATGGTAAATAGGTCATCCGAGCCGTTGCTTCAGTTTGACCGTACATGGTGAAAAATTGAATCCCTTTCTGATTACATACTTTAGCAAATTTGTACGATAGAGTTGTGCTTAATTTTCCACCTGCTTGAGTTAGTTTTCTTAAACTTGGAAGATTAAACTCTTCAAACTTCAGCCTATTAAGCATCTCATACACGAAAGGAACTCCTCCAAAAGTTGTTACTCGTTGCTCTCTACATAAGTCCCAAAACTCTTTTTTCATGATAGATGCATCCGTTACAATTATCGTCGCCCCGCATATGAAATGACTATTGATGATAGAAAGACCATAGGAGTAATTCATTGGAAGTGTTGTTATAGGTTTATCGTCTGCATTGATATCAAGGTACTTCCCTATGGATTCAGCATTTTTGAAAATATTTTCATAACTTAAGCGAACAAATTTGGGGCTCCCAGTACTTCCAGAGGTTGTTAAAAGGAGCGCAAGATGTTCATCAAGATCATGTTGGAAAAATGTCGGACATCTAAATAATGTGTAATCTCCAAACACAAATGAACTATCCATTACTTTTAATAGGTCTTGATTTTCACTACTCGCCCAAATGTATGTAGGCTTATAAAGGTTAATCAGTCTGCGCAACCGATCAATATGGATGGATGCATCCAAAAGTACAGGTACAACACCACCCCTAATAAAGCCCACGTAGCCAAATAAAGACTCTTTATTATTTGAACATAAACAAAAAACGAGCGTTCTTTCACCTACTTGACCACAGATAGCGTCAGCGATTTCTAACATTTCAGAGTAAGAATATTCTCGTTCAGCATATACAGCGGTGCGGTTCCCAAACTCCTCAAATTTTTTGAAACTATTCATTAATAAAGTCCACTCCCAAACGTTTCAATAGCTCCATTCCTGACAGGTAAGAATCGAACTCTGTAATCCATTCAGAATCTAATGAGACATCAAAAACTTCCTCAATCTCAGAAATGAGTGTCATATGTCCAATTGAATCCCATTCTCTTGTTACTCCAAGTGCTAAATTTTCACATACATCATCTTCCTCCAAATCTAGCGCATTGATAAATGCATTTCTATATTTTTCGATATTTCTCATCATTTACACCCTTTCAATAATTACTTTCTCCTGTATCTGTGTGAAGAACTTGTTAGCTCAAACGGTATCTATATCTGACAAATTTTCTAGGGTTCAGCAACCACATCTTGAAGATGATGCACCTCAAATTTTCGGTAACCTAATCCATATTAGATCTGTCTGAAGTTATACTTTTTTGTCGAGGATAATGCACACTTTAGCCCGATTTTATTAAGTACTGAAAAAAGCACTCAAGCTCGAAGAAAAATATTTAGAATATCGATGGAAGAAATAATGGACAAAATGCGCAACCATTATGGACTATTCAAATCAATAATTCTGTTATTTTTCATCGAGACAGCACTTATTAGCACATTTTCATTATCTTTTCTTGATAACGAGAATCATTTTCAGATATGATTCTAACATATCGCTTTTCAAAAGGTCAACAACTCACGCAATAAATAAAAAAACTGGTTAGTAATCTAACCAGTTTTTACGTCACGATTGAGTTGTATGCAAACAGGTGTGTTGCTTTGTTAAAAAGTTTGATTAAAAAAGCTCGATAAAACGCTGATTTATCGCTGTATTAATAAATCCGTTTTTGAAAAAAGATTGATCAAAATGGATGCTTTTCTTATGAATCGGTGTGCGATTTTTATAAAAAAGTTCGATCAAAACATTTTATAAACTCTGATATAGCAATGTTTTCTTTATATTTATCCTTCTAAAACGGTTAAAATTTTTTATAAACGGTACGACTTTTTTCAAAACGGTTCAACTTAATTTCAAATACACATCAAAACTAGCATGTGATCGTCTTTCTCTACAGAATAAGACTAAAATTCAAGCAGCTTAATAAATTTTTTAAGGTATTTAAAAATTCTGTGCGTCTGTGGCTTTTAAAAAAAAGAGCATTATGAAATTGATTCAATTATAATTAACAGGTAGAATCAAAAATATAAAAGATTTAATATTCAAAAAATAAATTTGAGTTTGAACTTATAGAGTATTAAATAGAATTAGGAGGTTGAATCTATGGACTTGAAATTATCTGGAAAAAAAGCACTCATTGTAGGAGGAAGCCGAGGCATTGGTAAAGCTATTGCCCGTCAGTTGGCTCTAGAAGGGGTGGATTGTACAATTTGTTCAAGAAACGAATCCTCACTAAAGAAAGCTGCCGAGGAATTAGCCCAAGAAACAAAAAGAAATATCTATCCTATAGTGGCAGACACCTCGGATCCTGACTCTATCCTAAATTTAGTTGAAACATCAGCAGCAGCGATGGGTAGTATTGATATTCTAATCAACAGCGGAGCCCGTGTTGGCGGTGGAGAGCCAGAGGATTTTAACGACATTAAAGACGAACTTATTTTGAAAGATTTTGAAGAAAAATATATGGGCTATTTTCGTTGTATGCGGGCGGTTGCTCCTTATATGATCAAAAATAATTGGGGGCGTATTATCAATATAAGTGGTCTCGCAGCCAGAATAGGCGGCAATTATTTTAGTTCTGGTCCGCGTAATGCATCTGTTGTTCATTTAACTAAATCCGCATCATTGGAATTAGGAAAACACGGAATTAACGTCAATGCTATTTATCCAGGGATTGTTGACACGGAAACGAATAGAGAACGATTCACTACTGAGGAAGCTTTAAGCAAGGCAGCAGCGATGAGTCCACTCAACCGCTTGATTACAGCGGAGGAAATTGCTTATGTCGTTACCTTCCTAACTTCACCTTTGTCAGCATCGATTACTGGCGATGTCATTTCGGTAACTGGTGGAATAGGAAATACTGTTTATTACTAAAAACACACGGTT is part of the Psychrobacillus sp. FSL H8-0483 genome and encodes:
- a CDS encoding SDR family oxidoreductase, with translation MDLKLSGKKALIVGGSRGIGKAIARQLALEGVDCTICSRNESSLKKAAEELAQETKRNIYPIVADTSDPDSILNLVETSAAAMGSIDILINSGARVGGGEPEDFNDIKDELILKDFEEKYMGYFRCMRAVAPYMIKNNWGRIINISGLAARIGGNYFSSGPRNASVVHLTKSASLELGKHGINVNAIYPGIVDTETNRERFTTEEALSKAAAMSPLNRLITAEEIAYVVTFLTSPLSASITGDVISVTGGIGNTVYY
- a CDS encoding AMP-binding protein, translated to MNSFKKFEEFGNRTAVYAEREYSYSEMLEIADAICGQVGERTLVFCLCSNNKESLFGYVGFIRGGVVPVLLDASIHIDRLRRLINLYKPTYIWASSENQDLLKVMDSSFVFGDYTLFRCPTFFQHDLDEHLALLLTTSGSTGSPKFVRLSYENIFKNAESIGKYLDINADDKPITTLPMNYSYGLSIINSHFICGATIIVTDASIMKKEFWDLCREQRVTTFGGVPFVYEMLNRLKFEEFNLPSLRKLTQAGGKLSTTLSYKFAKVCNQKGIQFFTMYGQTEATARMTYLPCEKNLEKVGSIGIAIPDGELILQDNNGKKITAPNVIGELIYKGANVSLGYAESLFDLSKKDENNGILRTGDMAYFDQDGYFFIAGRIKRMIKVYGNRISLDEVEGLLNEHGHNCICAGTDDQMYIYTLKEDRVQIKKIIKEKLNLKGFEIMKIEDIPRNHFGKILYSELPKYG
- a CDS encoding acyl carrier protein, whose protein sequence is MMRNIEKYRNAFINALDLEEDDVCENLALGVTREWDSIGHMTLISEIEEVFDVSLDSEWITEFDSYLSGMELLKRLGVDFINE